Below is a genomic region from Raphanus sativus cultivar WK10039 chromosome 4, ASM80110v3, whole genome shotgun sequence.
CTTCCCCTTAGGTTTATTTCCATTAACATCTGTCGCCAAGTCATCTTCATTTTCTGGATTACCTCTGCCTGGCCGTGCAAGTATTAGTGCAATTGTCATCACAGTTTTTCCAAGTCCCATGGCATCTGCCaatatctgcaaaaaaaaaattgtaacataAATCAAAACCACAAACAGATAATATTGGCCAATCCATGCCAGTAGAGAGACAGACATGTGTTAAAATGAAGATTAAGCGTGTTCAAGAAACGTACTCCGCCTCTTGCCATTTGTGTAGCTGTTGGAAACTGGATTGTTGCTTCACCGCTGAAGATGTTCACATAAATTGAAGGTGCCCTCCTGAATATAATCACATACAAGAAGGCTcgttataataaataaaaaactccCAGGAAGCTCGTTATAAACATTTGAGATAGTACATACTCGTCACAGATTCGATAAGCCTCCCAGCAAGGATGGAGAGTTTCAGCTGCTTTATCAACATCAATTCCTTTTTCAGATTCTGACATCCAGTAGAGTGCTTGTTTCTGGTATGGTCTCAGGTTACACGTGAGTGTACTTGGAGCTTCCATTTCCTATAACATTGCCAAGAAGAGAAGATATTACTAAATTTAGTTTGCTTTTTTAAGgtcaagaaaatatttttataaaatattccaCAACCTCCAGGTTATATGAATCTGCAGCGCCAACGACCCGATTCATATATGAATCAGGagcatcttcttcatctttgtcCTGTTCCAGATACAGCGGAGcaccttttcttcttttcgCTATGGCCAACAATGCTGCTCTTTCGTCAGAGTCATTCTGACCAATGAAAGCAAAACGTACTAAGTTTCCACCAAATAAAACTGATAACGTATAAGTACATTATATGAGTTTCATAGAGTAAATGAAGAGGAAGACATACCTCCAAGTTCAGGGAGCGTTTGCGAGAGTCAAGTTCCTGAGGAGTAAACTCAGCCTGATTGAAGATACACAAAATGAGAAACAGACGTGTGATGGactagaaaccaaaaaaaaaaaaaaaaggtattgGAAGATGAAAGTGTGGTAGGTGCCTTTTGGTAAGGTTTGATAGTCAAGTGTCTGAAAAGCTGCAGCAGAGGATGAAGCGTGGACTCTATGTTCGGGGAAGAACCAATCCTCCAAGTGGATTTGCTAACATCAGTGAATATGGAGCTGTGAATGTAGAAACTGCCATCCAAAAGCCATATAAGTttccaacaaataaaaaaaaacaagcaatCAAAGAAAACAGACGAAAAAGATCATTACCTGACATAAAGCATAATATCTTGCATCATTTGTAGAAAGGGTGGCGCTGCAACACATCTGCCTAGCATTTTGACTTTACCAGATCTCAAAAGGCTGACAGCCCAGTTTGACCATTCCATTGGAAGCCTACCAATCTAGAAACATGCAAATCAAATAATTAGTCTCTTCAGTTAAAGTTTCTCAAATCAAACCGAAACAAAAGTAGCTAAAATTTGAAGAATCAGGAACACAAGTATTAACAAATCTCTTTGCAGTGAAGGGGGATTTACCTCTCCACATCTTTTGGTAGAGAAACGAACAATGTTTGGAACTTTCCAATTGACAGTAGAGGGAAATGCGAAATTGACAACTTCGTTATCTTCCAGTCTCCTTCCTTTACTAGTGGAAGTAGCAGTGACAAGAGACCTACCAACCAAGTACCAGTCTTTCTCCACCGGGAAATCACCATCTTCCACTTTCACCTTCCCTTGTGTATTATTTACCTTCTTCACATACACAGGTTTCTGGTCTCTCACTTGCAGACTCAAACTCAAAGCACCCACCTTTGTTCCCTCAACCTGCTCCATCTTCACATGAGCTGATGATACATCTTCATGCTTTAGAGAATCAGATTCTACATCAATAACTTCAGGGGTATCCAAACTCTCAGCCTTCGGTCGGATAACTTGAAGTGGCGTCGGCGCCAAGATGAGAGCAGTTGGTATAATAGATTGCTCTGTCTCCAAATTCTCAGGTTCTTGTTTGACTTCAACAGTAACACAATCGCTGAGAGAGCCTCTTGAAAGTGCTATAGAATCAACaatcatttcttcttcttcttgagcaagAGCAACCACCACAGGCTTTTCTAGATTATCATCAATCACCATTTCTTCTCCTCGATTCTCAAAATCCAAATCAGGTTCCTCCTTAACATTGAACTCTAAACCCGCCGCCCTAAACGATTCAGATTCTACACCACCGTTACTCACACCGTCAAAAAGAGTAACAGAACCGTCACCGGTTACCTCGTCTTTCACTGGCATAGCTTCCGAATTGGATCCGCCGCCATTGTCCAGTTGAGAAGAGATTCGGACTCCAGTGGATGTCCTGAACACCACATAGGATTCATCGGGAGTCTCTGCAACGATCTTACAGTCGTCTGAACTTGAAACAGCTTCTTCGTGTTCGGTTCTCCGCATCTCCATGTCGTCCATTTGATCAAACGCGAGTACAGATGAAGAATAGAGAAGGTAGTGGTGAGAGTGGAGGGAGGCTTAGGGTTTGTTTAAATAAGGTCTCTTCGTGTTCCATTTTGGCGCGAATTCAAGCGGATTAGTTTGGGTAATTAAAGACTTCGCGGGGTATTTTTTTGGAGCCAAAATTACTGTCAATCTCTTGCTGTTAATTACATCAAATCTtcttatcattagaacaaaatatttttgatccTCCTTCTGATTCCCGGGATATTTATGATATAGCAGTTATTTCCTTTAATCTCGCCGttcatttatcaaatttaacttttatgaccaataattttatttgaaagattttggttttgatatactttaaatattttataaactttactGGCATCAAAAGCTTTAAAAGATATGATTATTCTAAGGATCTATTCTTTATgcaaatgaataaaatatatcgGATAGTTTAAAACAGTAAAATCcctaaaagaaaaagagattttAATCTttcaatgatattttaaaaatgagatTTTAAACCATACAATCTCCTAAACTATATTTGACCCgcctaaaattgatgacatatattatagattaatatgacatggacaattatatttaatgttaatttatattttatatttttggtaaactttttaaaatatgataataacacatatattacatttatttctgatttatatttttggacttttaaaatatggtaataacttataaatcatcattaaaataaatatattcagttatggcatttcaaatttgaaatatcatttaaattaaaaatatttcaaaaatatatacatatttttagaaaattataaaaattaaataataaaattaaattaaatcgtaaaatcattagtttcttatatatatatatatatatatacagattttataaatattttttaattttaatttttgacaattataaaattttacatgccctaaattatatttgagaagtgattttacCACATGTCTTctttacaatcattttcacaaaaataatatgacattgctactaaaattgatgacatgtcttatagattgatatgacatggacaattatatttaatgttaatttatattttgataattttttaaaatatagtaataactcatatattacatttattgtcgatttatatttttggactttttaaaaatatcgtaataactcataaatcatcattaaaataaatatattcaattatggaatttcaaatttcgaaatattatttaaattaacaatatttcaaaaatatatacatatttttagaaaattataaaaattaaatcataaaatcaaattaaatcgtaagatcattagtttcttatatatatctacagattttataaatattgttaaattttaacttttgacaattatgaaattttacatatttattttatatatttaatcaaatatagtctagggcatgtaaaatttcataattgtcaaaaaataaaattaaaaaatatttataaaatctgtagatatatatatatatataagaaactaatgattttacgatttaatttgattttattatttaatttttataattttctaaaaatatgtatatatttttgaaatatttttaatttaaattatatttcgaaatttgaaatgtcataactgaatatatttattttaatgatgatttatgagttattaccatattttaaaaagtccaaaaatataaatcagaaataaatgtaatatatgagttattatcatattttaaaaagtttaccaaaaatataaaatataaattaacattaaatataattgtccatgtcaatTATGCTAGagattaaatataattgtccatgctTAAGAACAATcgaacgagagagagagagagattttacATGCCCTagattatatttgattttaccacatgtcttctctacaatcattttcacaaaaataatatgacattgCTACTAAaatgatgacatgtcttatagattaatatgacatggacaattatatttaatgttaatttatacttttgataaaaaatttaaaatatagtaataactcatatattacatttattgtcgatttatatttttggactttttaaaaatatcgtaataactcataaatcatcattaaaataaatatattcaatttatggcatttcaaatttcgaaatattatttaaatcaacaatatttcaaaaatatatacatatttttagaaaattataaaaattaaatcataaataaaattaaatcgtaagatcattagtttcttatatatgtctacagattttataaatattgttaaattttaacttttgacaattatgaaattttacatatttattttatatatttaatcaaatatagtctagggcatgtaaaatttcataattgtcaaaaaaataaaatcaaaaatatttataaaatctgtagatatacatatatatatatatagaaactaatgattttacgatttaattttattttattatttaatttttataattttataaaaatatgtatatatttttgaaatatttttaatttaaatgatatttcaaaatttgaaaatgccataactgaatatatttattttaatgatgatttataagttattaccatattttaaaaagtccaaaaatataaatcagaaataaatgtaatatatgagttattatcatattttaaaaagtttaccacaaatataaaatataaattaacattaaatataattgtccatgtcatattaatatataagatatgcCATCAATTTTAGGCGGGTCAAATATAGTTTAGGAGATTGTATGGTTTAAAatctcatttttaaaatatcattgaaatattaaaatctctttttcttttaggGATTTTACTGTTTTAAACTATCcgatatattttattcatttgcATAAAGAATAGATCCTTAGAATAATCATATCTTTTAAAGCTTTTGATGCCAGTAaagtttatatacatattaacatTAAACTAGACcatgacccgcccgaccgggcgggtgtttatttaattttttaatttttgatttacactaaatgatgtatttgttaatAGTTACTTGTGATACATTCAGAGGCGTACCTACTATAGAATTAGGGGGTTCAGTTGACACAtgtttaattatgaaataattgGTTTTGCATAGGAAGCCAAAAAGAATCAGCAGCTAAAATGGTATTAGTGTATGTATTGACACACCTAAATCTGGGTTCACATCTCTAAATTATACTtttgttatcatatttttaaaattttatatatcatgacacatgtaaaaaaaattgatgggtCCGCCATTGGATACATTGAgttctttttgaattttaaaaaaacaatcaaatctgtgaaaatattgtttattataaagaaagcttaaagtgaacaa
It encodes:
- the LOC108850533 gene encoding DNA repair protein RAD5B, translating into MDDMEMRRTEHEEAVSSSDDCKIVAETPDESYVVFRTSTGVRISSQLDNGGGSNSEAMPVKDEVTGDGSVTLFDGVSNGGVESESFRAAGLEFNVKEEPDLDFENRGEEMVIDDNLEKPVVVALAQEEEEMIVDSIALSRGSLSDCVTVEVKQEPENLETEQSIIPTALILAPTPLQVIRPKAESLDTPEVIDVESDSLKHEDVSSAHVKMEQVEGTKVGALSLSLQVRDQKPVYVKKVNNTQGKVKVEDGDFPVEKDWYLVGRSLVTATSTSKGRRLEDNEVVNFAFPSTVNWKVPNIVRFSTKRCGEIGRLPMEWSNWAVSLLRSGKVKMLGRCVAAPPFLQMMQDIMLYVSFYIHSSIFTDVSKSTWRIGSSPNIESTLHPLLQLFRHLTIKPYQKAEFTPQELDSRKRSLNLENDSDERAALLAIAKRRKGAPLYLEQDKDEEDAPDSYMNRVVGAADSYNLEEMEAPSTLTCNLRPYQKQALYWMSESEKGIDVDKAAETLHPCWEAYRICDERAPSIYVNIFSGEATIQFPTATQMARGGILADAMGLGKTVMTIALILARPGRGNPENEDDLATDVNGNKPKGKESHKALTCVKAKGGTLIICPMALLSQWKDELETHSKPDTVSVLSYYGGDRTQDAKAIASHDVVLTTYGVLTSAYKQDKTNSIFHRIDWFRIVLDEAHTIKSWKTQAAKATFELSSHCRWCLTGTPLQNKLEDLYSLLCFLHVEPWCNWAWWNKLIQKPYENGDPRGLKLIKAILRPLMLRRTKETRDKEGSLILELPPTDVKVIECEQSEAERDFYTALFKRSKVQFDQFVAQGRVLHNYANILELLLRLRQCCNHPFLVMSRADSQQYADLDSLARRFLDNNPDSVSQRAPSRAYVEEVIQDIRDGNSKECPICLESADDPILTPCAHRMCRECLLTSWRSTSCGLCPICRTVLKKSELISCPTESIFRVDVVKNWKESSKVSELIKCLEKIRMSGTGEKSIVFSQWTSFLDLLEIPLRKRGIEFLRFDGKLAQKAREKVLKEFNETKQKTVLLMSLKAGGVGLNLTAASNVFLMDPWWNPAVEEQAIMRIHRIGQKRTVCVRRFIVKDTVEERMQQVQARKQRMIAGALTDEEVRSARLEELKMLFR